Proteins from a genomic interval of Qipengyuania sp. JC766:
- a CDS encoding phage holin family protein encodes MAEDHLSDGRVPQDEHLEDGGPVHSLADDLEALWIDGKTYAEAELSFQKSRFGYAAGQGRSGLAYGVLALAFAHLLLIGLVVGAILSLATLIGPLGATLIVCGVLLAGAIIFALSAKKRFASIGDAFAKDEE; translated from the coding sequence ATGGCCGAAGACCACCTGTCCGACGGGCGGGTACCTCAGGACGAACATTTGGAGGACGGCGGTCCTGTCCACTCTCTTGCCGACGATCTGGAGGCTCTCTGGATCGACGGCAAGACATATGCGGAGGCGGAACTCAGCTTTCAGAAGAGCCGCTTCGGATACGCAGCGGGTCAGGGCCGATCGGGACTGGCCTATGGAGTGCTGGCGCTCGCGTTCGCACATCTTCTGCTGATCGGCCTGGTCGTCGGCGCGATCCTGTCCTTGGCGACGCTAATCGGACCGCTCGGCGCGACCCTGATCGTTTGCGGAGTACTTCTGGCCGGAGCGATCATCTTCGCTCTGTCCGCCAAGAAGCGGTTTGCCAGCATCGGCGACGCCTTCGCAAAGGATGAAGAATGA
- the ribH gene encoding 6,7-dimethyl-8-ribityllumazine synthase has translation MASFLIVEARFYGELNDKLIAGARAALEAEGHDVEVLTVPGALEIPGAITLADGSGQYDGYVALGIVIRGETYHFEIVAGESARALMALTMDGIAIGNGILTVENEEQALVRADPSQKDKGGEAAKAAMALLDLRRKFGG, from the coding sequence ATGGCCAGTTTTCTCATCGTCGAAGCGCGGTTCTATGGCGAGCTCAACGACAAGCTGATTGCCGGTGCTCGCGCAGCGCTCGAGGCCGAGGGTCACGATGTCGAGGTCCTGACCGTCCCCGGTGCGCTCGAGATACCCGGCGCAATCACTCTCGCCGACGGGAGCGGACAGTATGACGGCTATGTCGCGCTGGGCATCGTCATCCGCGGTGAGACCTACCATTTCGAGATCGTGGCTGGCGAGAGCGCCCGTGCGCTCATGGCGCTGACCATGGACGGGATCGCGATCGGGAACGGGATCCTGACGGTCGAGAACGAGGAACAGGCGCTGGTCCGGGCCGATCCATCGCAAAAGGACAAAGGCGGGGAGGCAGCAAAAGCCGCGATGGCCCTGCTCGACCTTCGTCGCAAGTTCGGCGGGTAG
- a CDS encoding DUF4170 domain-containing protein — translation MTNEETQPVPDAPTNQTLHLVMGGKVKDPRAFEFQDPESLHVVGVFSDYDMAVDAWRANAQRTVDDAEMKYVIVPIHQLLTPEN, via the coding sequence ATGACCAACGAAGAAACTCAGCCCGTGCCCGATGCGCCGACGAACCAGACCCTACACCTCGTGATGGGTGGCAAGGTGAAGGATCCGCGAGCGTTCGAATTCCAGGATCCGGAAAGTCTCCACGTGGTGGGCGTGTTCAGCGACTACGACATGGCTGTTGATGCGTGGCGTGCAAACGCCCAGCGGACCGTGGATGATGCGGAGATGAAATACGTCATCGTGCCCATTCATCAGCTTCTCACTCCCGAGAACTGA
- the mrdA gene encoding penicillin-binding protein 2, producing MARRSRRQKKTTVNASILDNRFDRRSFVVGAVGAGIGTLLAVRMAYIAIAENERWKVEAESNRVNLSLIPPRRGWILDREGAPLASNQADFRVDIIPERLPDPNKTIDILGELLDLNIGKIRDLKAQVEEKRGFQPIEVATGVDFEKYAAVTVRLPDLPGVVPQRGFSRFYPTGPSVGHLIGYVGPASAEEYQKDRNPLLLTPGYKIGKDGLEKQFEQRLRGEPGARRVEVTAAGRIVRDLDTRPDVQGDPLHLTIDGPLQDYAARRIGLESGSVVVMDCETGDLLCMASMPSFDPNSFSDGIGRVEYAMLRDDERVPLRNKVLKGLYPPGSTVKPMHCMAFLKEGVGFNDTITCGGGRRIGNRFFNCWSNHGQVDMAKAIYQSCDSYFYHFAQQVGFDKVAAMARSLGMGQEFPLPVISQFFGTVPDPEWKFNKFGDRWQPFDTVNASIGQGYYLASPLQLAVMSARLATGRVLKPRLVRSNAVREAQHYNFRDEEIAYIRQAMSDVVNGPGTAGRGRLPFDDIQMAGKTGTAQVVSLSVSDGRSGPWKYRDHGLFVFFAPIDNPRYAGAVVIEHGGGSGAAYPIARDVMTFMFDPQKGLDALYALEKEWGGTAQERLAKKYAAYAAEAGETVPPAPQREEEIFDQVDAEARAAANQSQAIADDVIAPRPNPTGTGGPPPDAAGIAGEPE from the coding sequence ATGGCCCGTCGTTCGCGTCGGCAGAAGAAGACCACCGTCAACGCCTCGATCCTGGACAACCGGTTCGACAGGCGCAGCTTCGTGGTCGGCGCAGTGGGTGCCGGTATCGGGACGCTTCTCGCCGTTCGCATGGCTTACATCGCCATCGCCGAGAACGAACGGTGGAAGGTTGAGGCGGAAAGCAACCGCGTCAACCTGTCGCTCATCCCCCCACGCCGTGGCTGGATCCTCGACCGCGAAGGCGCGCCACTGGCGTCGAACCAAGCGGATTTTCGCGTGGACATCATCCCCGAGCGGCTGCCCGATCCGAACAAGACGATCGATATCCTCGGGGAACTGCTCGATCTCAACATCGGCAAGATCCGCGACCTGAAGGCGCAAGTCGAGGAGAAGCGCGGTTTCCAGCCGATCGAGGTCGCGACCGGCGTGGATTTCGAGAAATACGCGGCCGTTACCGTGCGCCTCCCGGACCTTCCCGGGGTCGTCCCCCAGCGCGGTTTCTCGCGCTTTTATCCGACGGGGCCATCCGTCGGCCACCTCATCGGATATGTCGGGCCTGCGTCCGCGGAAGAGTACCAGAAGGATCGCAATCCGCTCCTCCTCACCCCGGGCTACAAGATCGGCAAGGACGGACTGGAAAAGCAGTTCGAACAGCGCCTTCGCGGCGAACCTGGTGCGCGCCGTGTCGAGGTGACCGCGGCAGGCCGCATCGTACGCGATCTCGACACCCGGCCGGATGTTCAGGGCGATCCGCTGCATCTCACCATTGATGGCCCGTTGCAGGATTACGCGGCGCGGCGGATCGGGCTCGAAAGCGGCTCCGTCGTGGTGATGGACTGCGAGACCGGTGACCTGCTCTGCATGGCATCGATGCCCAGTTTCGATCCCAACAGCTTCTCGGACGGGATCGGCCGCGTGGAATACGCGATGCTGCGTGACGATGAGCGCGTACCACTCCGCAACAAGGTCCTAAAAGGGCTGTATCCCCCCGGTTCGACGGTGAAGCCCATGCATTGCATGGCGTTCCTGAAGGAAGGGGTCGGTTTCAACGACACCATCACGTGCGGCGGCGGTCGGCGGATCGGAAACCGGTTCTTCAATTGCTGGAGCAACCACGGCCAGGTCGACATGGCAAAGGCCATCTACCAGAGCTGCGACAGCTATTTCTATCACTTCGCGCAACAAGTCGGTTTCGACAAGGTGGCGGCGATGGCCCGCAGTCTCGGCATGGGTCAGGAATTTCCCCTGCCCGTTATCAGCCAGTTCTTCGGGACCGTCCCGGACCCCGAATGGAAATTCAACAAGTTCGGCGATCGCTGGCAACCCTTCGACACGGTGAATGCGTCCATCGGACAGGGTTACTATCTAGCGAGCCCCCTTCAGCTCGCCGTGATGAGTGCCCGCCTCGCGACCGGAAGGGTGCTGAAGCCGCGGCTCGTGCGAAGCAATGCGGTGCGCGAGGCGCAGCATTACAATTTCCGCGATGAGGAAATCGCCTACATCCGTCAGGCGATGAGCGACGTCGTCAACGGGCCCGGCACCGCGGGACGCGGTCGTTTGCCATTCGACGACATCCAGATGGCGGGCAAGACCGGTACGGCCCAGGTCGTCTCCTTAAGCGTCTCGGATGGACGAAGCGGCCCCTGGAAATATCGCGATCACGGACTGTTCGTGTTCTTCGCGCCGATCGACAACCCCCGCTACGCCGGCGCCGTCGTCATCGAGCACGGAGGGGGATCGGGGGCGGCTTATCCGATCGCCCGCGACGTGATGACCTTCATGTTCGACCCGCAAAAGGGCCTCGACGCGCTCTACGCTCTCGAGAAGGAGTGGGGCGGCACCGCACAGGAGCGTCTGGCGAAGAAATACGCGGCATACGCAGCAGAGGCCGGCGAAACCGTTCCCCCCGCACCCCAGCGGGAAGAGGAGATCTTCGATCAGGTCGATGCAGAGGCCCGCGCAGCGGCCAATCAGTCCCAGGCCATTGCCGATGACGTCATTGCGCCCCGCCCCAATCCCACAGGCACGGGTGGGCCGCCACCTGACGCAGCCGGCATAGCGGGCGAACCCGAATGA
- the rodA gene encoding rod shape-determining protein RodA, which produces MNSVVPAPIARQPWGMLIPLFMLVGFGALVLYSAAGGNMQPFAQSHLIRFGLFLVMAGVIVAMPRPFIEFISYPAYAVVLVLLLAVEAMGAIGGGSQRWLDLGPLTLQPSELMKPAIVFALARFYSDLPAGMVNTWRALIPAGVLIAIPMALVLIQPDLGTAIAIAFGGAAVMFLAGLPLRWFVIGGLAAIILAPLAFFFGLQEYQQNRVLTFLDPESDPLGTNYNITQSKIAIGSGGMWGKGFNEGSQSHLNYLPEAHTDFVFSTMAEEWGFVGGVFVIVVFGLILRWGLKVASNAQDRFPKLLAAGMVATVFFYAAINLMMVMGLAPVVGIPLPFMSHGGSSMLTNMICLGTLMMVDRWNRQQAPRGGLSRY; this is translated from the coding sequence ATGAACTCGGTTGTACCTGCCCCGATCGCGCGCCAGCCCTGGGGCATGCTGATCCCGCTTTTCATGCTCGTGGGTTTCGGCGCACTGGTGCTGTATTCCGCGGCGGGCGGAAACATGCAGCCCTTCGCACAGTCACATCTGATCCGTTTCGGATTGTTCCTCGTAATGGCGGGCGTGATCGTTGCGATGCCGCGTCCCTTCATCGAGTTCATTTCCTATCCCGCCTACGCAGTCGTGCTCGTGCTGCTGCTGGCCGTGGAGGCGATGGGGGCCATCGGCGGGGGGAGCCAGCGATGGCTGGACCTCGGCCCGCTGACCTTGCAGCCGTCGGAGCTCATGAAACCGGCAATCGTGTTCGCCCTTGCCCGGTTCTACTCCGATCTGCCGGCTGGAATGGTCAACACTTGGCGGGCGTTGATTCCCGCAGGCGTGTTGATTGCAATCCCCATGGCGCTCGTCCTGATCCAGCCTGACCTGGGAACCGCCATCGCGATCGCATTCGGCGGGGCAGCGGTGATGTTCCTTGCCGGCCTGCCGCTGCGCTGGTTCGTCATTGGCGGCCTCGCCGCAATCATCCTGGCGCCTCTGGCCTTCTTCTTCGGCCTGCAGGAATATCAGCAGAACCGTGTCCTGACCTTTCTCGACCCGGAAAGCGATCCGCTCGGCACGAACTACAATATCACACAATCGAAGATCGCCATCGGTTCGGGCGGCATGTGGGGCAAGGGTTTCAACGAGGGATCGCAGAGCCACCTCAATTACCTCCCCGAAGCGCATACCGATTTCGTCTTTTCGACCATGGCCGAAGAGTGGGGCTTCGTCGGCGGGGTGTTCGTCATCGTGGTGTTCGGCCTGATCCTGCGCTGGGGCCTCAAGGTGGCGAGCAATGCGCAGGATCGTTTCCCGAAGCTGCTTGCGGCAGGAATGGTCGCCACCGTGTTCTTCTACGCGGCGATCAACCTGATGATGGTCATGGGCCTTGCCCCGGTGGTGGGAATCCCCCTGCCCTTCATGAGTCACGGCGGCAGTTCAATGCTGACCAACATGATCTGCCTCGGTACGCTGATGATGGTGGACCGGTGGAACCGGCAGCAGGCACCGCGGGGAGGACTGTCTCGCTATTAA
- the mreD gene encoding rod shape-determining protein MreD: MIERVNTKARSDRYGSRLNRAHSPVIAYAVPVATILLGSFLPFFAIAGAAPYIPPFGFLMLLCWRSLQPGLFPIWIGFPLGLFDDLFSGQPFGSAILLWSLTMIAFEMIDTRFPWRSFWQDWMTVAMFTTLYIVLAAVVSGGELSVPGLVAIVPQIVFSIFAFPLLARIVASFDRFRLLRWRRLG, encoded by the coding sequence ATGATCGAACGGGTCAACACCAAGGCACGCAGCGATCGCTACGGCAGTCGTCTCAATCGCGCCCATTCGCCCGTCATCGCCTATGCGGTGCCGGTGGCTACGATCCTGCTCGGTTCCTTCCTGCCCTTTTTCGCCATAGCCGGGGCGGCACCGTATATTCCGCCGTTCGGCTTCCTCATGCTGCTTTGCTGGCGCAGCCTTCAGCCCGGTCTTTTCCCTATCTGGATCGGCTTTCCGCTCGGCCTGTTCGACGATCTATTCAGCGGACAGCCATTCGGTTCGGCTATCCTGCTGTGGTCCCTCACGATGATTGCGTTCGAGATGATCGATACACGGTTTCCGTGGCGCAGTTTCTGGCAGGACTGGATGACCGTCGCCATGTTCACGACCCTTTACATCGTCCTCGCTGCCGTCGTTTCCGGCGGCGAGCTGAGTGTGCCCGGGCTGGTCGCCATCGTGCCGCAGATCGTCTTCTCCATTTTCGCCTTTCCCCTCCTGGCTCGCATCGTGGCGAGCTTCGACAGGTTCCGGCTGTTGCGCTGGCGGAGGCTCGGCTGA
- a CDS encoding rod shape-determining protein has protein sequence MNWFTNLFKLGAQNMAIDLGTANTLVYVDGQGIVLNEPSVVAIETIQGIKKVKAVGDDAKMMMGKTPDTIEAIRPLRDGVIADIEIAEEMIKHFIRKVHGKKNLFRYPEIVICVPSGSTSVERRAIRDAASNAGASEVYLILEPMAAAIGADMPVTEPVGSMVVDIGGGTTEVAVLSLRGLAYTTSVRTGGDKMDEAIVSYVRRHHNLLIGEATAERIKKDYGVATTPEDGIGEIITLKGRDLVNGVPKEITINQAHIADALSEPIGAIVEGVRIALENTAPELAADIVDQGIVLTGGGALIRGLDEHLREETGLPVSIAEDPLTCVAVGTGRAMEDPVFRGVLMTA, from the coding sequence ATGAACTGGTTCACAAATCTCTTCAAACTCGGCGCTCAGAACATGGCTATCGACCTCGGTACGGCGAACACGCTGGTCTATGTCGACGGGCAGGGAATCGTCCTCAACGAACCTTCGGTCGTCGCGATCGAGACGATCCAGGGGATCAAGAAGGTCAAGGCGGTCGGGGACGATGCGAAGATGATGATGGGCAAGACGCCCGACACGATCGAAGCCATACGCCCGCTGCGCGACGGCGTCATTGCGGACATCGAGATCGCCGAAGAGATGATCAAGCACTTTATTCGCAAGGTGCATGGCAAGAAGAACCTGTTCCGGTACCCCGAAATCGTGATCTGCGTCCCGTCAGGCTCGACCTCGGTCGAGCGGCGCGCGATCCGCGATGCCGCCAGCAACGCCGGCGCCAGCGAGGTCTACCTCATCCTCGAGCCCATGGCGGCCGCGATCGGCGCGGACATGCCCGTGACCGAACCTGTCGGTTCCATGGTGGTGGATATCGGCGGCGGCACGACCGAAGTCGCCGTGCTCTCGCTGCGCGGTCTGGCCTACACCACCTCGGTGCGTACGGGTGGCGACAAAATGGACGAAGCGATCGTCTCCTACGTCCGCCGCCATCACAACCTGTTGATCGGCGAAGCCACGGCGGAACGCATCAAGAAGGATTACGGCGTCGCGACGACTCCGGAAGACGGCATCGGTGAGATCATCACCCTCAAGGGGCGCGATCTGGTCAACGGCGTGCCCAAGGAAATCACGATCAACCAGGCGCACATCGCCGACGCCCTGTCCGAACCGATCGGGGCGATCGTGGAAGGCGTTCGCATCGCGCTTGAGAACACGGCCCCGGAACTGGCCGCCGACATCGTCGACCAAGGCATCGTCCTGACAGGCGGCGGTGCACTGATCCGCGGGCTGGATGAGCATCTGCGCGAGGAAACCGGTCTCCCGGTCAGCATCGCGGAAGATCCGCTCACCTGCGTCGCGGTCGGCACTGGTCGCGCCATGGAGGACCCAGTTTTCCGCGGCGTCCTGATGACCGCTTGA
- the eno gene encoding phosphopyruvate hydratase, whose translation MTAILDIHAREILDSRGNPTVEVDVLLEDGSFGRAAVPSGASTGAHEAVELRDGDADRYLGKGVTKAVEGVNGEIADVLLGLDAEDQRDLDLALLQLDGTPNKERLGANAILGTSLAVAKAAAAARGLPLWSYVGGVSAHRLPVPMMNIVNGGEHADNPIDIQEFMVMPVGADSLTEAVRWGAEIFHTLKKGLAEKGLSTAVGDEGGFAPDIAGTREALDFIMRSIELAGFTPGDDVVLALDCAATEFFRDGRYEISGEGKSLSPSEMAEYLASLCADYPIWSIEDGMSEDDFEGWKALTDLLGKKVQLVGDDLFVTNPARLSDGIERGLANSLLVKVNQIGTLTETLEAVDMAHRAGYTCVMSHRSGETEDATIADLAVATNCGQIKTGSLARSDRLAKYNQLIRIEEELGASADFAGHACFGRLAG comes from the coding sequence ATGACCGCCATTCTCGACATCCACGCGCGCGAAATCCTCGACAGTCGCGGCAATCCCACGGTCGAGGTCGATGTCCTGCTGGAAGACGGCAGCTTCGGGCGCGCGGCAGTCCCGTCGGGCGCGTCCACCGGCGCGCACGAAGCGGTGGAACTGCGGGACGGCGATGCGGACCGTTATCTCGGCAAGGGCGTCACCAAGGCTGTCGAAGGCGTGAATGGCGAGATTGCGGACGTGCTTCTCGGTCTCGATGCCGAAGATCAGCGGGACCTCGATCTTGCGCTGCTCCAACTGGACGGGACGCCCAACAAGGAGCGCCTAGGCGCGAACGCGATCCTTGGCACCAGTCTTGCCGTGGCAAAAGCCGCGGCGGCCGCGCGCGGTCTTCCACTCTGGTCCTATGTCGGCGGGGTGTCCGCGCATCGCTTGCCCGTCCCGATGATGAATATCGTCAACGGCGGCGAACATGCCGACAACCCGATCGATATCCAGGAATTCATGGTGATGCCGGTCGGGGCGGATTCCCTGACCGAGGCCGTGCGCTGGGGCGCGGAAATATTCCATACGCTGAAGAAGGGCCTTGCCGAAAAAGGCCTTTCCACGGCTGTCGGCGATGAAGGCGGGTTCGCGCCCGACATCGCCGGCACGCGCGAAGCGCTGGACTTCATCATGCGGTCGATCGAACTGGCGGGCTTTACACCGGGCGACGATGTAGTCCTGGCCCTGGATTGCGCGGCCACGGAATTCTTCCGGGACGGGCGATACGAGATCAGCGGGGAGGGCAAGTCGCTCTCGCCCTCCGAGATGGCCGAGTATCTCGCCTCCCTATGCGCCGATTACCCGATCTGGTCGATCGAGGACGGGATGAGCGAGGACGATTTCGAAGGCTGGAAAGCCCTGACCGACCTCTTGGGCAAGAAGGTCCAGCTAGTCGGCGACGATCTGTTCGTGACCAATCCGGCGCGCCTTTCCGACGGTATCGAGCGCGGGCTCGCGAACTCCCTCCTGGTCAAGGTCAACCAGATCGGAACTCTCACCGAAACGCTGGAGGCCGTCGATATGGCGCACCGGGCCGGCTACACTTGCGTGATGAGCCATCGTTCGGGAGAGACGGAAGACGCGACGATCGCCGATCTCGCCGTTGCGACCAATTGCGGGCAGATCAAGACGGGCTCGCTCGCGCGATCGGACCGGCTTGCAAAGTACAACCAGCTCATCCGTATCGAGGAAGAGCTTGGCGCCAGTGCGGATTTTGCCGGCCACGCCTGTTTCGGACGGCTCGCCGGGTAG
- the mutL gene encoding DNA mismatch repair endonuclease MutL, which translates to MPRIRRLPETLVNRIAAGEVVERPASALKELVENAIDAGAGRIAVKLTDGGLGRLEVIDDGCGMSPDEMALALERHATSKLPDDAIEQVATLGFRGEALPSIASVARFTLESRTEGEAQGWRTVIDHGAKKSDGPAALPPGTRVVVENLFGKIPARRKFLRTPRSEYAACLDVVRRLAMARPDIAFTLDHGDRRTLALQPGQPLETRVAEIVARELKDNGVSIDLQRGPMRLTGLAGLPTYNRGVADQQFLFVNGRPVKDRLLTGAVRGAYADMLARDRHAVLALFVELPPEDVDVNVHPAKTEVRFRDAQGMRGFIVSGLRQALGTGDRRSAQAPDTAAMGRWQQEPVATENAPAMASIFSGRDWTAPQDNGVREPPQPWRGGETVALDAPQGRAELAEPGEPQAEYPLGIARGQVAETYIVAEAADGLVLVDQHAAHERIVLERLRAAGAGDAVRRSQALLMPEVVEMDEPVCDRLEDAIDALAELGLIMERFGPDAMLVRAMPHSLSKADPHRLLADIADDIAKHGEALLLGEKLDLVLATMACHGSVRAGRVLNVAEMNALLREMERTPRSGQCNHGRPTWVKLSMDDVEKLFGRH; encoded by the coding sequence ATGCCCCGCATCAGAAGATTGCCCGAAACTCTCGTCAACCGCATCGCCGCAGGCGAGGTGGTGGAGCGGCCTGCATCGGCCCTGAAAGAGCTGGTGGAGAACGCGATCGACGCTGGCGCCGGCCGGATCGCGGTCAAGCTGACCGACGGCGGGCTCGGCCGACTCGAAGTGATCGACGACGGCTGCGGGATGTCGCCGGACGAAATGGCGCTGGCCTTGGAAAGGCATGCGACTTCGAAGCTGCCGGACGATGCGATCGAACAGGTCGCCACGCTGGGCTTCCGGGGAGAGGCGCTGCCCTCGATCGCCAGTGTCGCCCGCTTCACGCTCGAAAGCCGGACCGAGGGGGAGGCACAGGGCTGGCGCACCGTGATCGACCATGGCGCGAAGAAATCGGACGGACCGGCCGCCCTTCCGCCCGGGACAAGGGTCGTGGTGGAAAACCTGTTCGGCAAGATACCGGCACGGCGCAAGTTCCTGCGCACCCCGCGCAGCGAATATGCGGCGTGCCTCGATGTCGTCCGGCGTCTGGCGATGGCGCGCCCCGACATCGCCTTCACGCTCGATCATGGCGACCGGCGCACGCTGGCGCTGCAGCCGGGGCAGCCGCTGGAGACGCGCGTGGCCGAGATCGTCGCGCGCGAACTGAAGGATAACGGCGTTTCGATCGACCTGCAGAGGGGGCCGATGCGGCTGACCGGGCTTGCCGGACTTCCGACATACAATCGCGGCGTGGCCGACCAGCAGTTCCTGTTCGTGAACGGCCGACCCGTGAAGGACCGTCTCCTGACAGGGGCCGTCCGCGGTGCCTATGCGGACATGCTCGCCCGCGATCGTCACGCGGTCCTCGCCCTGTTCGTCGAACTGCCGCCCGAAGACGTCGACGTGAACGTCCACCCGGCCAAGACGGAAGTTCGCTTCCGCGATGCGCAGGGAATGCGCGGGTTCATCGTTTCCGGGCTGAGGCAGGCACTGGGCACCGGGGACCGGCGCAGTGCCCAGGCGCCAGATACCGCGGCGATGGGTCGCTGGCAGCAGGAGCCGGTCGCGACCGAAAACGCGCCGGCCATGGCATCCATCTTCAGCGGGCGCGACTGGACCGCCCCGCAGGACAACGGCGTTCGCGAACCGCCGCAACCATGGCGGGGCGGCGAGACGGTGGCTCTCGACGCGCCGCAGGGCAGGGCGGAACTGGCGGAACCGGGCGAACCGCAGGCCGAATATCCGCTCGGCATCGCGCGCGGCCAGGTTGCTGAAACCTACATCGTCGCGGAAGCCGCCGACGGTCTCGTCCTCGTCGACCAGCACGCGGCGCACGAGCGGATCGTGCTGGAGCGGTTGCGCGCCGCGGGGGCCGGCGACGCGGTACGGCGGAGCCAGGCGCTGCTGATGCCCGAAGTCGTCGAAATGGACGAACCCGTCTGCGACCGGCTGGAGGACGCGATCGACGCGCTCGCGGAACTGGGACTCATCATGGAACGCTTCGGCCCTGACGCAATGCTCGTCCGCGCCATGCCGCATTCGCTTTCCAAGGCCGATCCGCACCGGCTGCTTGCCGACATTGCCGACGATATCGCCAAGCACGGCGAAGCCCTTCTGCTGGGCGAGAAGCTGGATCTCGTGCTGGCCACGATGGCCTGCCACGGGTCGGTCAGGGCGGGGCGCGTCCTCAATGTTGCCGAAATGAATGCCCTCCTTCGGGAGATGGAACGAACGCCGAGATCGGGACAATGCAACCATGGGAGGCCTACATGGGTTAAGCTTTCCATGGACGATGTCGAAAAGCTCTTTGGGAGACACTGA
- a CDS encoding MaoC family dehydratase, whose protein sequence is MIYFEDIEVGKKQSFGRYEVTREEVMEFAEKYDPQPFHLDDEAAARTHFGRLSASGWHTCAMTMRMLVDNMKDQQQAGLGSPGVDHIRWVKPVYPGDVLRCESEVIEKRRSKSRPEMGLFKSRGTTFNQNDEPVLQMVSNGMILVRNPEDPAD, encoded by the coding sequence ATGATCTATTTCGAGGACATCGAAGTCGGGAAGAAACAGTCGTTCGGGCGCTACGAAGTCACGCGCGAGGAAGTGATGGAGTTTGCCGAGAAATACGATCCGCAACCCTTCCATCTCGATGACGAAGCCGCCGCGCGCACCCATTTCGGCAGGCTGTCCGCCAGTGGATGGCATACCTGCGCCATGACCATGCGGATGCTGGTCGACAACATGAAGGACCAGCAGCAGGCTGGCCTCGGGTCGCCGGGCGTCGATCACATCCGCTGGGTCAAGCCCGTCTATCCCGGCGATGTCCTGCGCTGCGAAAGCGAAGTGATCGAGAAGCGGCGGAGCAAGAGTCGCCCGGAAATGGGCCTGTTCAAATCCCGCGGAACCACGTTCAACCAGAACGACGAACCCGTCCTGCAAATGGTATCGAACGGGATGATCCTGGTCCGCAATCCGGAAGACCCGGCGGACTAG
- the mreC gene encoding rod shape-determining protein MreC, translating to MASPGRRSSYSRREQYGVFTGYVIAGAGALAGAILLGLSLWRPANFNGPRTTASDIVAPIGEAGASARNSGKGLIDSISGYLAAGSQNAELRKEVEASRIRLAEAEATKRENDRLKALLGLSNDETPPVAVARLIGSTASSSRRFGYIGVGRGDGIVPGMPVRSSRGIVGRVLEVGRSTSRVLLLADSQSVVPVRLADSKRDVVALAEGRGDGLLHIRLVNLGINPLERGDVLVTSGSGGFYPPGVAVAIVEETVSDGAVARMISDPAATLYVTVEPIWQAPTIEAARTPVEDRLEE from the coding sequence ATGGCGTCACCAGGTCGGCGCTCGAGCTATTCCCGTCGTGAACAATACGGTGTTTTCACCGGCTATGTCATCGCCGGCGCGGGCGCGCTGGCCGGTGCCATATTGCTTGGCCTGTCGCTCTGGCGGCCGGCCAATTTCAACGGGCCGCGCACCACCGCTTCGGACATCGTCGCCCCCATCGGCGAAGCGGGCGCGAGTGCGCGTAATTCGGGCAAGGGCCTGATCGACAGCATTTCCGGCTATCTCGCCGCAGGAAGCCAGAACGCAGAACTGCGCAAGGAAGTGGAAGCGTCGCGGATCCGCCTGGCCGAAGCCGAGGCGACTAAGCGCGAAAACGACCGGCTCAAGGCGCTGCTTGGTCTTTCCAACGACGAGACGCCGCCTGTCGCGGTCGCCCGCCTTATTGGATCGACCGCGTCGAGCAGCCGCCGGTTCGGCTATATCGGCGTGGGACGCGGCGATGGTATCGTCCCGGGAATGCCGGTGCGTTCCTCGCGCGGGATCGTCGGCCGCGTTCTGGAAGTGGGCCGCTCGACGTCGCGAGTGCTCCTGCTCGCGGACAGCCAGAGCGTGGTGCCGGTACGGCTCGCGGATTCGAAGCGCGATGTCGTTGCCCTCGCCGAAGGTCGTGGCGACGGACTGCTCCATATCCGCCTGGTCAATCTCGGCATCAACCCGCTCGAGCGCGGCGATGTGCTGGTCACCAGCGGATCGGGTGGTTTCTATCCGCCCGGCGTCGCAGTCGCGATCGTCGAGGAAACCGTCAGCGACGGAGCGGTCGCGCGGATGATCAGCGATCCCGCCGCCACGCTTTACGTAACCGTGGAGCCGATCTGGCAGGCACCTACGATCGAAGCCGCTCGCACGCCTGTCGAAGACCGGCTCGAGGAATGA